GGCGACGGCCTGGCAGGCGCGGCCCCGGACGCAGCGCCAGCGCTGCTGGGAGGTGTCGATGGCGTCGCCGCAGCGCGGGCAGACGGACGGGAACTCGATCGGCTGCTCGGCGCCGGTGCGCTGGTCGACCAGGGGCGCCTCGACCCGCGGGATGACGTCGCCGGCGCGGTGGACGAAGACCTGGTCGCCGATCAGCAGGCCTCGGCGGGTGATGTCGGCGGGGTTGTGCAGGGTGGCGTAGGTGACGGTGACACCGTCGACCACCACGGGCTCCAGGACGGCGCGGGGGGCGATGACGCCGGTCCGGCCGACGTTCCACTCGACGCCGAGCAGGCGGGTGACCTTGTGGACGGCGGGCAGCTTGTACGCGACGGCCCAGCGGGGGGCGCGCGAGCCGGAGCCGGCCTGCTCCTGGTCGGCGGCGGCGTCGGCCTTGACCACGATGCCGTCGATGCCGAAGGGCAGGGCGGCGCGCAGGGCGGCGATCTCGGCGACCCGCTCCCCGATCTCCTCGACGCTCGCGCAGCGCCGGGGCTGGGCGGCGGTGCTGGCGGCGGTGTTGGCGCCGAGCCCGGCGAGGCGGGCGAGCAGCTCGCTGTGGGCGAGGTCGCCGAGGCCGAGGGCCGCGTAGGCGAAGAAGGTGAGCTCGATCCGGTACGGCCGGTCCTTGGCGCGGAGGGTGCCGGCGGCGCCGTTGCGCGGGTTGGCGAAGGGGGTGGCGCCGTGGGCGGTGCGGACGGCGTTGGCCTGCTCGAACTGGTCCTGGGTGAGCAGCACTTCGCCGCGAAGCTCGACGTCGATCGGCTCGGCGAGCTCGGCGGGCAGGCCGAGGACGGTGCCGGCGGCGTGCGAGATGTCCTCGCCGGCGAGGCCGTCGCCGCGGGTGATCAGCTGGGTGAGACGGCCGGCGCGGTACCGGGCGGCGACGGCCAGGCCGTCCAGCTTGGGCTCGACGCACCAGCCGGCGACCGGGCGGCCGAGCCGGCGCTCCAGGCCGGCGGCCCAGGAGGCGAGCTCCTCCTCGTTGAAGACGTTGTCGAGGCTGAGCATCGGCACCGAGTGCGGGACGTCGCCGACGGCGGCGCCGCCGGAGACCTTGCCGGTCGGCGACTGCGACAGCGCCTCGCCGGGGTGGGCGGTCTCGTACGCCTCGATGGCGCGCAGCAGGGCGTCGTACTCGTCGTCGCCGAGCGGGGTCGAGCCGTCGGTGTAGTAGGCCGCGGCCGCCTCGACGGCGGTGGTGACGGCATCGGCGTAGTCAGCGGGAGAGGCCAGAACGGCTGCGTCCTTCATGCCGAACATCATCTCGAACAGCACTGACAGTGCGGCTCGCGCCCGACTCGCTCCTCCGGGAATCACCGTGCGCGCCGGCCTCTACGGCTGGGCCTCCGGCGGGGTCCACCAGGTCCGGTCGCAGGTGCCGTCCTCCCGAACCGTCGTGCCCGTACGATCACTTCCGGGTGCGGCGGCAGGGGCCGTAGCCGGCGCGCGGCCGAGCGACTGAGCGGCCTTGCGGCCGTCAGCCGGGTGCCTCCGATCGGGAGCAGGGAGCCGTCGACATGCAGGTGGGATTCATCGGACTCGGCGGCATGGGCCGCGTGATGGCGCGGCGGCTGCTCGCGGCCGGGCACGAGGTGACGGTGTGGAACCGTTCGCCCGGGCCGGTCGACGAGCTGGCCGCCGAGGGCGCCCGGCCGGCCGGGCGGCTGGCCGAGGCGCTGGAGGCGGAGGTGGCCGTCTCCATGCTCGCCGACGACGCGGTGGTGGAATCCCTGCTGCTGGACGGGGAGTTGCTGGCGTCGGCGGCGGTGGCCGTCCACGTCAACATGGCCACGGTCTCGCCGGCCCTGGCCCGCCGCGCCGCCGAGCTGCACGCCGCACACGGGATCGGCTACGTCGCCGCGCCGGTCCTCGGCCGGACCGACGTGGCCGCCGCGGGCAACCTCAACATCCTGGCGGCCGGGGAGGGTTCGTACCTGGACCGGGTGGCCCCGCTGTTCGAGGCGATGGGCCGCCGGACCTGGCGGCTGGGCGAGCAGCCGCACCTGGCCAACCTGGCCAAGGTGTGCGCCAACCTCACGCTGGTGTCGGCGGTCGAGGCGGTGGCCGAGGCCTCGGCGCTGGCGGAGGCCGGCGGGCTCCCGGCCGGCGACCTGCTGGAGGTGCTCACCGGCACCGTCTTCCCCGGCCCGGTCTACTCCGGTTACGGCGCGATGATCGCCGAGGACCGGTACGAGCCGGCGGCGTTCCGGCTGGCGCTCGGGCTCAAGGACGTGGATCTCGCCCTGGCGGCCGGCCGGGACGGCGAGGTGCGGCTCCCGCTGGCCGCGCTGCTGCGGGACGCCCTGGCGGAGTCGGTGGCCGACGGCGCCGGCGACCTCGACCTGGCGGCGCTCGGCCGGACCGCCCGCCGCCGTACCGGGAAGGGCTGACGGACCGCGGGGAGACCCCTTTTTCGTCGTATTGACGAGAACGCGCGAGCCGCGTTATCGTCACACCGACGAGAAAGGGGTCTCCACCATGGCCGACATCACCCGCCGCTTCGGTTTCCGCCACCTGCGCGCCGCGCCCACCTCCCACGTCCGCCACCTGCGCCGCGGCGAGGTGGCCCACGACGGCACCGGGCTCGCCTTCTGGTTCCGCCCGCTGGCCGCCGCGATATCCGAGATCCCGGCGGACGACCGGGAGTTGGCCATGCTCTTCCACGCCCGCACCGCCGACTTCCAGGACCTCGCCGTCCAGGCCACGGTCACGTACCGGATCTCCGACCCGGCCGTCACCGCCGCCCGCGTGGACTTCGGCATCGACCCGGACACCGGCGCCTGGCGCGCCGAACCGCTGGAGCAGCTCGGCACCCTGCTCACCGAGACCGCCCAGCAGCACGCCCTGGAACTGATCGCCCGGACCCCGCTGGCCACCGCCCTCGCCGAGGGCATCACCGCCGTCCGCGACACCGTCTCCGCGGGTCTCACCGCCGACCCCCGGCTCGCCGAGATCGGCCTCACCGTGATCGCCGTCCGGGTCACCGCGCTGCGCCCGGAGGCCGAGATGGAGCGCGCCCTGCGCACCCCGGCCCGGGAGCTGGTCCAGCAGGAGGCCGACCGCGCCACCTACGAGCGGCGGGCCGTCGCGGTCGAGCGCGAGCGCGCCATCGCCGAGAACGAACTCGCCAGCCAGATCGAACTCGCCCGACGCGAGGAGGAGTTGGTCGCCCAGAAGGGTGCCAACGCCCGCCTCGACGCCGAGCACAAGGCTGCCGCCGACGCGGTGCGCGCCGAGGCCGAGGCCGCCCGCCGCACCCGGCTGGCCGGCGCCGAGGCCGAGTCCGCCCGGATCCTAGCCCAGGCCCAGGCCGCCTCCGACCGCGAACTCGGCGCCGCGAAGGCCGCCGCCGAGGAGGCCTGGCTGGCCGCCCACCAGCAGGCCGGCCCCGAGGTCCTCCAGGCCCTGGCCCTGATCCGGCTGGCCGAGCACCTGCCGAAGATCGACAGCGTCACCCTCACCCCGGACGTCCTCACCGGCCTGCTCGGCCGCCTCGGCGCCGGCGGCGGTGACCGGCGGTGAGCCTCGCCCCCCGGGTGGTCCTGGTCCACCGCCGCACCGAGTACGAGGAGTTGCTCGCCCACCACGGCTCCCGGGGCCAGGCGGCGTTCTTCCTCGGCTCGCGCGGCCGCTCGCTGGACGAGGTCGAAGGCCGGCACCACCGCACCCTCGCCGCCCTCGCCGAGGTCGCGGCCGCCGTCCCGCTGGACTGGCGGCGCACCCGGGTCGAACGCGCGGACCTGGACCGCTTCCTGTTCTCCCCCGAGGACCTGGTCGTGGTGGTCGGCCAGGACGGGCTGGTGGCCAACACCGCCAAGTACCTGGCCGGGCAGCCGGTGATCGGCGTGGACACCGACCCCGGCCGCAACCCGGGCGTCCTGGTCCGGCACCGCAGCGAGGACGCCGCCGGGCTGCTGCGCGCGGCGGCCCTCGGCGGGTCCCGGCTGGAGGAGCGGACCATGGTCGAGGCGGTCGCCGACGACACCCAGCGACTGCTCGCGCTCAACGAGATCTACCTGGGGCAGAGCGGCCACCAGACCGCCCGCTACCGGATCTCGGCCGGCCGCGGCGGGGAGGAGGCCCAGGCCTCCTCCGGCGTCCTGGTCGGCACCGGCACCGGCGCCACCGGCTGGTGCCGCTCCACCTGGCTCGAACGGCGCAGCACCCTCGACCTGCCCGCCCCGACCGCCGCCCAGGTCGCCTGGTTCGTCCGCGAGGCGTGGCCCTCGCCGGTCACCGGCACCGAACGGGTCCAGGGCCTGCTCGGTGCGGTCGAACGGCTCACCGTCACCGTGGAGTCGGACCGGCTGGTGGCCTTCGGCGACGGGGTGGAGTCCGATGCCCTGCACCTCGCCTGGGGCCAGACGGTCCAGCTCGGCGTCGCCGCCGAACGGCTGCGCCTGCTCACCTGACCGGCCCCGGAGCACCCCGTGACGCCCCGTGACGGGGCCCGGCCGCCCCCGGTCGCGGTTCGCGCCGCGGGCCTATCCTGAAGACGGGGCGGGAGGAGGAGGCTGGCCATGGGCCGTAAGCGATTCGCACTGACCTTCCCGGGCGACCCCGGTGCCCACGCCGCGCAGGACGTGGTCGTGGTGGAGCCCACCGGGGACACCGGCCCGGGCGGCCATCCGGTCTACGCGGACGCCTCCGGCATCGTCCGGGCCGAGATCAGCGACCGCGGCGAGGTCCGCATGCTCGCCACCGGCGGCCACCAGACCCCCCGCACCCCCCTGATCGCCGAACCCCTG
The window above is part of the Kitasatospora sp. HUAS MG31 genome. Proteins encoded here:
- a CDS encoding DUF6296 family protein, with product MGRKRFALTFPGDPGAHAAQDVVVVEPTGDTGPGGHPVYADASGIVRAEISDRGEVRMLATGGHQTPRTPLIAEPLP
- a CDS encoding SPFH domain-containing protein translates to MADITRRFGFRHLRAAPTSHVRHLRRGEVAHDGTGLAFWFRPLAAAISEIPADDRELAMLFHARTADFQDLAVQATVTYRISDPAVTAARVDFGIDPDTGAWRAEPLEQLGTLLTETAQQHALELIARTPLATALAEGITAVRDTVSAGLTADPRLAEIGLTVIAVRVTALRPEAEMERALRTPARELVQQEADRATYERRAVAVERERAIAENELASQIELARREEELVAQKGANARLDAEHKAAADAVRAEAEAARRTRLAGAEAESARILAQAQAASDRELGAAKAAAEEAWLAAHQQAGPEVLQALALIRLAEHLPKIDSVTLTPDVLTGLLGRLGAGGGDRR
- a CDS encoding NAD(P)-dependent oxidoreductase, yielding MQVGFIGLGGMGRVMARRLLAAGHEVTVWNRSPGPVDELAAEGARPAGRLAEALEAEVAVSMLADDAVVESLLLDGELLASAAVAVHVNMATVSPALARRAAELHAAHGIGYVAAPVLGRTDVAAAGNLNILAAGEGSYLDRVAPLFEAMGRRTWRLGEQPHLANLAKVCANLTLVSAVEAVAEASALAEAGGLPAGDLLEVLTGTVFPGPVYSGYGAMIAEDRYEPAAFRLALGLKDVDLALAAGRDGEVRLPLAALLRDALAESVADGAGDLDLAALGRTARRRTGKG
- the ligA gene encoding NAD-dependent DNA ligase LigA, whose translation is MFGMKDAAVLASPADYADAVTTAVEAAAAYYTDGSTPLGDDEYDALLRAIEAYETAHPGEALSQSPTGKVSGGAAVGDVPHSVPMLSLDNVFNEEELASWAAGLERRLGRPVAGWCVEPKLDGLAVAARYRAGRLTQLITRGDGLAGEDISHAAGTVLGLPAELAEPIDVELRGEVLLTQDQFEQANAVRTAHGATPFANPRNGAAGTLRAKDRPYRIELTFFAYAALGLGDLAHSELLARLAGLGANTAASTAAQPRRCASVEEIGERVAEIAALRAALPFGIDGIVVKADAAADQEQAGSGSRAPRWAVAYKLPAVHKVTRLLGVEWNVGRTGVIAPRAVLEPVVVDGVTVTYATLHNPADITRRGLLIGDQVFVHRAGDVIPRVEAPLVDQRTGAEQPIEFPSVCPRCGDAIDTSQQRWRCVRGRACQAVASIRYAAGRDQLDIEGLGGTRAVQLVDSGLVADVADLFTLTREQLLGLERMGATSADNLLAAIETARSQPLGRVFCALGVRGTGRSMSRRIAAHFGTMAAIRAAGLEGLAEVEGIGPEKATVVVAELAELAPVLDKLAALGIGVGEPLPETGDDAGAEAEAGPLDGHAVVVTGTMTGPLAELSRTEMNELIERAGGKASSSVSKRTTLLVAGEKAGSKRAKAEELGIRVVAPAEFAEMVAALL